In one Pseudarthrobacter sp. NBSH8 genomic region, the following are encoded:
- a CDS encoding ANTAR domain-containing protein, with product MKSRSEAPQAHSSAGRRPPLAHPTPHAIQHGVPHPGPAATTDRRPSPAPGDHPGTDSAAKAITTGMVGANGLIPDLVTGSTDLTDSLETLVHLAAAALSQLAGVPIECALVLNRVKRARATAGTGTRPVSLARLEGEVGEGPLTEALTGTGTAAMNHVDSDFRWARYRPYLQDAGFASVLGLRLSLDEGTEAAIAFFAASSQAFPLPVIAEARSFTDLASRGLRLALELQSASTRASDLQSALESRTSIDIACGVIMAQNRCSYNDAIAIISKASSHRNIKLRKVAEGILASLPGGAPDTHFEH from the coding sequence ATGAAGTCCCGTTCCGAAGCGCCCCAGGCACACTCGTCGGCAGGCAGGCGTCCGCCGCTTGCTCATCCGACGCCGCACGCCATCCAGCATGGAGTCCCCCATCCGGGGCCGGCAGCAACCACGGACCGCAGACCCAGCCCGGCACCGGGCGATCATCCGGGCACGGACTCGGCCGCGAAAGCGATTACCACCGGGATGGTCGGGGCCAACGGGCTTATCCCCGATCTGGTCACCGGCTCGACGGACCTGACCGACTCCTTGGAGACCCTGGTCCACCTCGCGGCGGCCGCGCTGAGCCAGCTCGCCGGTGTCCCCATCGAATGTGCCCTGGTCCTGAACCGGGTCAAACGCGCCAGAGCCACCGCCGGAACAGGCACAAGGCCCGTATCCTTGGCCCGGCTGGAAGGGGAGGTCGGCGAAGGCCCCCTGACCGAGGCCCTCACCGGGACGGGTACCGCGGCCATGAACCACGTGGACTCCGACTTCCGCTGGGCACGCTACAGGCCGTACCTCCAGGACGCCGGGTTCGCCAGCGTCCTGGGACTTCGGCTTTCCCTGGATGAGGGCACCGAAGCTGCCATCGCCTTCTTCGCGGCCAGCTCCCAGGCGTTCCCGCTGCCCGTGATCGCCGAGGCCCGCAGCTTCACTGACCTGGCGTCCCGCGGCCTCAGGTTGGCCCTTGAGCTGCAGTCGGCCAGCACCAGGGCGTCGGATCTGCAGTCGGCCCTGGAAAGCCGGACGTCCATCGATATTGCCTGTGGCGTCATCATGGCGCAGAACAGGTGCTCCTACAACGACGCGATTGCCATCATCTCCAAGGCATCCAGCCACAGGAACATCAAGCTCCGCAAGGTGGCCGAGGGCATCCTGGCCAGCCTGCCGGGCGGTGCGCCGGACACTCATTTCGAACATTAG
- a CDS encoding HhH-GPD-type base excision DNA repair protein: MRAMELHITGDPAADQLLTDDAFALLTGMLLDQQITMESAFAGPEKIRARIGSIAPAAVAAYEPQAFVEVFKERPAVHRFPGSMAGRVQALAETVQQDWDGDATLIWTKGDPDGPEVLRRLQALPGFGEQKAKIFLALLGKQRGLSASGWREAAGHYGQDNAFLSVADIVSPESLVKVRASKQAAKAAAKAV, encoded by the coding sequence ATGAGGGCCATGGAACTGCATATCACCGGTGACCCGGCCGCCGACCAACTGCTGACTGATGACGCGTTCGCGCTGCTGACAGGAATGCTGCTGGACCAGCAGATCACCATGGAATCCGCCTTTGCCGGGCCGGAGAAGATCCGGGCCCGGATCGGGTCCATTGCCCCGGCCGCCGTTGCCGCGTATGAACCCCAGGCGTTCGTTGAGGTGTTCAAGGAGCGGCCCGCGGTGCACCGGTTCCCTGGTTCGATGGCGGGTCGCGTCCAGGCGCTCGCCGAAACAGTGCAGCAGGACTGGGACGGCGACGCGACGCTGATCTGGACCAAGGGCGATCCCGACGGCCCGGAGGTGCTGCGCCGTCTGCAGGCACTGCCAGGATTCGGGGAGCAGAAGGCAAAAATCTTCCTTGCACTCCTCGGGAAGCAGCGCGGGCTGAGCGCCTCCGGCTGGCGCGAGGCCGCCGGCCATTACGGCCAGGACAACGCCTTCCTTTCGGTTGCGGACATCGTGAGTCCTGAATCGCTCGTTAAGGTGCGGGCCAGCAAACAGGCAGCAAAGGCGGCGGCCAAGGCTGTCTAG
- a CDS encoding LacI family DNA-binding transcriptional regulator: MAVTMNDVARAAGVSLKTVSNVLNDYEFIRPATRQRVQDAIAELGYEANLTARSLRSGKTHMLGLLLSDLAAPYYAELASRVMTAAEQRGYRVLVQQSGALEANELGALQGPLRQLTDGLLFTPLVVGADAVASHRGTKPVVLLGEHILDPRLDLVTMRNRDAAHALTAHLLAGGRRRIAVLGARPGESAGSAGLRLNGYRSAMEDAGVPFDPALVAPGEWRRDGGAAAVAGLLERGISFDAVFGLNDALALGAMHELLVRGVKVPNEVAVVGFDDIEEARFASPSLTTVSPGMDEIAERSIGLLIDRINGLEARAGGVHAEAGFVLKIRDSAP, from the coding sequence ATGGCAGTGACCATGAACGATGTGGCGCGCGCGGCCGGGGTGTCGTTGAAGACCGTGTCGAACGTGCTCAACGACTACGAGTTCATCCGGCCGGCCACCAGGCAACGGGTCCAGGACGCCATCGCCGAACTGGGCTACGAGGCGAACCTGACGGCCCGCAGCTTGCGCTCGGGGAAGACCCACATGCTGGGCCTGCTGCTGTCCGACCTCGCAGCACCGTACTACGCTGAACTGGCCTCGCGGGTGATGACGGCGGCGGAGCAGCGCGGCTACCGGGTGCTCGTGCAACAATCCGGCGCCCTGGAAGCCAACGAACTCGGTGCCCTGCAAGGTCCGCTGCGGCAGCTGACCGATGGCCTGCTGTTCACGCCCCTGGTCGTGGGGGCCGACGCCGTCGCCTCCCACCGCGGCACAAAGCCGGTGGTGCTGCTCGGCGAGCACATTCTGGATCCTCGGCTGGATCTGGTCACCATGAGAAACCGGGACGCCGCCCACGCCCTCACCGCCCACCTGCTGGCGGGAGGCCGCCGTCGTATCGCCGTGCTCGGCGCCCGGCCCGGTGAGTCCGCGGGCTCTGCCGGTCTGCGGCTAAACGGTTACCGGAGCGCAATGGAGGACGCCGGCGTCCCGTTTGACCCCGCATTGGTGGCCCCCGGTGAATGGCGCCGCGACGGGGGAGCAGCCGCCGTCGCCGGCCTCCTGGAGCGCGGAATTTCGTTCGACGCCGTCTTCGGCCTGAACGACGCCCTCGCCTTGGGCGCCATGCATGAACTGCTGGTCCGTGGCGTGAAGGTGCCAAACGAGGTTGCGGTGGTGGGCTTTGACGATATCGAGGAGGCACGGTTCGCCTCGCCGTCGCTTACCACCGTGTCGCCCGGCATGGACGAGATTGCCGAACGGTCCATCGGCCTGCTGATCGACCGGATTAACGGGCTCGAAGCGAGGGCAGGCGGGGTCCACGCGGAGGCGGGCTTCGTCCTGAAAATACGGGATTCGGCGCCCTGA
- the malQ gene encoding 4-alpha-glucanotransferase, giving the protein MKTPDQQHAQIFGTPARSGGGDAVVHEPVDHQLLQSLADAHGVGTAFHGWDGRPHSVSAETLIKVLAALGVPAHTNQLIENALVEAEVAPWRRMLPPAVVVQQGESALVPVHIRDGATARLHVELETGTGEPVDAVPQDLWVAPQDVDGVATGRATFAVPEGLPLGWHTLRAESDGVVAEGALVVVPARLTTADSLMERRGWGLATQLYSVRSKRSWGIGDFADLADLATLSGARGADYVLVNPLHAAEPVPPVQPSPYSPSTRRFFNPLYIRVEAIPEIAYLKARKRATVDRLQEQVQVLNKDGERLDRNAVYAAKLQALELLYHARRSPARQAAFDEFCRISGSGLDDFALWSAIREDLAPDHPLWTDPDCALGSPEAESLRGKLADRIGFHRWLQWICDEQLENAQQAARRAGMRLGVVHDLAVGVDLSSADAWTLRGVLAPGISVGAPPDMYNQLGQDWNQPPWHPSRLAEAGYAPFRNMLSSVLRHAGGIRVDHVLGLFRLWWVPAGNSPRDGAYVTYDHEALIGILALEAQRAGAVVIGEDLGTFEPWVRDYLAARGILGTSILWFENDGDSPLPPERYRTQALASVNTHDLPPTAGYLAGDHVALRSRLGLLERSEAEERTEHTATLEKMMGLLRERGLLPADGGTAGASADGNDGSTGSEERTIEALHRLLAQTPSVLLGVALVDAVGERRVQNQPGTTEALYPNWQVPLGDPDGKPVFIDDLPANPRFNALLGAVSEALGDPQ; this is encoded by the coding sequence ATGAAGACTCCAGACCAGCAGCACGCTCAGATTTTCGGCACGCCGGCACGGTCGGGCGGCGGCGATGCCGTCGTTCATGAGCCCGTGGACCATCAACTCCTCCAGAGTTTGGCGGACGCTCACGGCGTGGGCACAGCGTTCCACGGCTGGGACGGGCGGCCGCACAGCGTCTCCGCGGAGACGCTGATCAAGGTCCTGGCAGCGCTCGGCGTCCCCGCTCACACGAACCAACTGATCGAAAATGCCCTGGTCGAGGCGGAAGTGGCGCCGTGGCGGCGGATGTTGCCCCCCGCCGTCGTGGTTCAGCAGGGCGAATCCGCGCTGGTTCCCGTCCACATCCGGGACGGTGCCACGGCCCGCCTGCATGTGGAGCTTGAAACGGGAACGGGCGAGCCGGTGGACGCCGTCCCGCAGGATCTCTGGGTGGCGCCACAGGACGTGGATGGCGTGGCCACCGGCCGGGCCACCTTCGCGGTACCGGAGGGGTTGCCGCTGGGCTGGCACACGCTGAGGGCAGAGTCCGACGGCGTCGTAGCCGAGGGTGCGCTGGTGGTGGTTCCGGCGCGGCTCACCACCGCCGATTCCCTGATGGAGCGTCGGGGATGGGGCCTGGCCACGCAGCTCTACTCCGTGCGGTCCAAGCGGTCCTGGGGGATCGGCGACTTCGCCGACCTCGCGGATCTGGCCACGCTCAGCGGCGCCCGTGGTGCGGACTATGTCCTGGTCAACCCGCTGCACGCCGCGGAACCCGTGCCGCCGGTCCAGCCCTCGCCCTACTCGCCGTCCACGCGGCGCTTCTTCAACCCGCTGTACATCCGGGTGGAGGCCATCCCGGAAATCGCCTATCTGAAGGCGCGCAAGCGCGCAACGGTGGACAGGCTGCAGGAGCAGGTCCAGGTCCTGAACAAGGACGGCGAACGGCTGGACCGCAATGCCGTGTACGCCGCCAAGCTCCAGGCCCTCGAACTGCTGTATCACGCCCGGCGCTCGCCGGCGCGGCAGGCAGCGTTCGACGAATTCTGCCGGATCTCCGGCTCCGGGCTGGATGACTTCGCCCTGTGGTCCGCCATCCGGGAAGACCTGGCACCGGACCATCCGCTGTGGACCGATCCGGACTGCGCTCTGGGCTCGCCCGAAGCGGAGTCGCTGCGTGGGAAGCTGGCGGATAGGATCGGGTTCCACCGCTGGCTGCAGTGGATCTGCGACGAACAGCTTGAGAACGCGCAGCAGGCGGCGCGACGGGCGGGGATGCGGCTGGGTGTGGTGCACGATCTCGCCGTGGGCGTTGACCTCAGCAGCGCCGACGCCTGGACCCTTCGTGGCGTCCTGGCTCCCGGGATCAGCGTGGGGGCGCCGCCGGACATGTACAACCAGCTGGGCCAGGACTGGAACCAGCCGCCGTGGCATCCCTCCCGCCTGGCGGAGGCCGGCTATGCACCGTTCCGCAACATGCTCTCCAGCGTGCTCCGGCACGCCGGCGGCATCCGGGTGGACCACGTGCTGGGCCTGTTCCGCCTCTGGTGGGTGCCGGCTGGCAACTCCCCGCGCGACGGCGCCTACGTCACGTACGACCACGAAGCACTGATCGGCATCCTGGCACTGGAAGCCCAGCGTGCCGGCGCCGTGGTGATCGGCGAGGACCTGGGAACCTTCGAACCGTGGGTGCGCGACTACCTGGCTGCCCGCGGCATCCTGGGCACCTCCATCCTCTGGTTCGAGAACGACGGCGATTCGCCCCTGCCACCGGAACGCTACCGGACGCAGGCCCTCGCCAGCGTCAACACCCACGACTTGCCGCCCACCGCGGGCTACCTGGCGGGCGACCACGTGGCGCTCCGCAGCAGGCTGGGCCTCCTGGAACGCTCTGAGGCGGAGGAACGGACGGAGCACACGGCAACGCTGGAAAAGATGATGGGGCTGCTGCGGGAACGCGGCCTACTGCCCGCGGATGGGGGCACGGCCGGCGCCTCCGCCGACGGGAACGACGGCAGCACCGGCAGCGAAGAACGCACCATAGAGGCGCTGCACCGCCTGCTGGCCCAGACGCCGTCGGTCCTTCTTGGCGTGGCGCTGGTGGATGCCGTGGGGGAGCGGCGGGTGCAGAACCAGCCCGGCACCACTGAGGCGCTGTACCCAAACTGGCAGGTCCCGCTCGGTGATCCGGACGGAAAGCCGGTGTTCATCGACGACCTCCCTGCCAACCCACGGTTCAACGCTTTGCTGGGTGCCGTCTCTGAAGCGCTGGGGGATCCCCAATGA
- a CDS encoding putative protein N(5)-glutamine methyltransferase: MSATELHVESLLGIAERLRSAGCVFAEEEAQLLLAAMSGPARIASAVGKRVAGYPLEHILGWAEFCGLRIELDAGVFVPRRRTGLLVTEAASLLSADPMRERLDGSEPDVVVDLCCGSGAVGAAIASRIADLELHAADIDLAAVACARRNIGRAGGDVHQGDLFEALPPTIKGRISVLAVNAPYVPTSSIDSMPHEAREHEPLWSLDGGADGLEFHRRVAAEANEWLRPGGNLIIETSERQAAGTSSILAHAGFAVRTVRSEELDGIVVVGRARP, encoded by the coding sequence ATGTCAGCCACTGAACTTCACGTTGAGTCCCTTTTGGGGATCGCTGAGCGGCTTCGCTCGGCCGGGTGTGTCTTTGCGGAGGAGGAAGCCCAACTTCTCCTGGCGGCAATGTCCGGTCCGGCCCGGATCGCTTCGGCGGTGGGGAAGCGCGTTGCCGGGTATCCACTGGAGCACATCCTCGGCTGGGCAGAGTTCTGCGGACTCCGGATTGAGCTCGATGCCGGGGTTTTTGTTCCGCGCCGCCGGACCGGGCTCTTGGTGACTGAGGCCGCATCCCTGCTCTCGGCGGACCCGATGCGGGAGCGCCTGGATGGTTCGGAACCCGACGTAGTCGTGGACCTCTGTTGCGGGTCGGGTGCTGTGGGTGCTGCCATAGCCTCCCGGATTGCAGACCTGGAACTCCATGCGGCGGATATTGACCTGGCGGCGGTGGCCTGCGCCCGCCGGAACATCGGCCGTGCGGGTGGTGACGTTCACCAGGGCGACCTGTTCGAGGCACTGCCGCCCACCATCAAGGGCCGGATCAGTGTGCTGGCTGTCAACGCCCCCTACGTCCCCACCAGTTCTATCGATTCCATGCCCCATGAGGCCCGCGAGCACGAACCCTTATGGTCGCTCGACGGCGGCGCTGACGGACTCGAGTTCCATCGCCGCGTCGCTGCGGAGGCCAACGAATGGCTGCGGCCGGGCGGGAATCTCATCATCGAAACCAGCGAGCGGCAGGCCGCAGGGACGTCGTCGATCCTGGCGCATGCGGGCTTCGCGGTGAGGACTGTCCGCTCGGAAGAACTGGACGGCATCGTCGTGGTCGGACGGGCCCGGCCTTAG
- a CDS encoding HNH endonuclease signature motif containing protein, with protein MEAFGDQLADDGGTTAAVLTPDTGVAAAIAAVNAAAASAPGTLAMAGYIDAADFAGFVEDLSRTVDYLQILAAGAVDRTRTQAITAAAATTRTTRGWITGWDNGVETVHETDAVWPAGTAGTPETATDTGGTRCPVPRSPADDGCKTTAEFLRLRLRIGRSEATRRIHLAHSILPATTLTGDPVPPMREHLAAALTPATNGPAETSDNDTVPGPVVSSLAGTIISATLDRLKHHTTPENLDRIEHDLTHTAATADPDFLARVARRWADTLDADGTEPTEEALRHTQGAFIRKPRRGLHHLEIFATTDQYEHLATVMNAATNPRTTTGIETGTTTGMGTGAASDTEAAAAADTPTTGQGNDIWQNAHPDLDRRTRSQKQLDGIIGALKAALSTNQLPTTGGNRPQILATINYHDLLPHPATAQGRGTDAGNGAGTGTGAGTGTGTFTFTGPVAATTLRKLACDADIIPVLLGTHGEILELGRKTRLFTPTQRLALSARDQGCTFPNCTIPAPWCEAHHITYWSQQGPTNVGNGALLCSHHHHLIHKEQWTIHTRNGVPWFTPPRHIDPTQKPQQNHYFKPPPPPPQRE; from the coding sequence ATGGAAGCTTTCGGGGATCAGCTTGCGGACGACGGCGGCACCACCGCCGCTGTGCTGACGCCCGACACCGGGGTGGCTGCGGCGATCGCCGCGGTGAACGCTGCCGCCGCTTCTGCCCCCGGGACGCTGGCGATGGCCGGCTACATCGACGCCGCCGATTTCGCCGGCTTCGTCGAGGACCTTTCCCGCACCGTGGACTACCTACAGATCCTCGCCGCCGGCGCCGTGGACCGCACCCGCACCCAGGCCATCACCGCCGCCGCCGCAACCACCCGGACCACCCGAGGCTGGATCACCGGGTGGGACAACGGCGTCGAAACCGTCCACGAAACCGACGCCGTCTGGCCCGCCGGAACCGCCGGAACCCCGGAGACAGCCACCGACACCGGTGGAACCAGATGCCCGGTGCCGCGGTCACCGGCCGATGACGGCTGCAAAACCACCGCCGAATTCCTGCGCCTCCGGCTCCGGATCGGACGCAGCGAAGCCACCCGCCGCATCCACCTCGCCCACAGCATCCTGCCGGCCACCACCCTCACCGGAGACCCCGTACCCCCAATGAGGGAACACCTCGCCGCGGCCCTCACCCCGGCCACGAACGGCCCGGCAGAGACCAGCGACAACGACACCGTCCCTGGGCCCGTGGTGTCCTCCCTCGCCGGGACCATCATCAGCGCCACCCTGGACCGCCTCAAACACCACACCACCCCGGAGAACCTGGACCGGATCGAACACGATCTCACCCACACCGCCGCCACCGCGGACCCCGACTTCCTCGCCCGCGTCGCCCGCCGCTGGGCCGACACCCTCGACGCCGACGGCACCGAACCCACCGAAGAAGCACTCCGCCACACCCAAGGCGCATTCATCCGCAAACCCCGCCGCGGCCTTCACCACCTCGAAATATTCGCCACCACCGACCAATACGAACACCTCGCCACCGTCATGAACGCCGCCACCAACCCCCGCACCACCACGGGCATAGAAACAGGCACGACCACCGGCATGGGGACCGGGGCGGCCAGCGACACCGAAGCCGCAGCCGCAGCCGACACCCCCACCACCGGGCAAGGCAATGACATCTGGCAGAACGCACACCCCGACCTGGACCGGCGCACCCGCTCCCAGAAACAACTCGACGGCATCATCGGCGCCCTCAAAGCCGCCCTCAGCACCAACCAACTCCCCACCACCGGCGGGAACCGCCCCCAAATCCTCGCCACCATCAACTACCACGACCTCCTCCCCCACCCAGCCACAGCCCAAGGCAGAGGAACGGACGCCGGCAACGGCGCAGGCACGGGCACAGGCGCGGGCACGGGCACGGGCACCTTCACCTTCACCGGGCCCGTCGCGGCAACCACCCTCCGCAAACTCGCCTGCGACGCCGACATCATCCCCGTCCTCCTCGGCACCCACGGCGAAATCCTGGAACTCGGCCGCAAAACCCGGCTCTTCACCCCCACCCAACGCCTGGCCCTGAGCGCCCGCGACCAAGGCTGCACCTTCCCCAACTGCACCATCCCAGCCCCCTGGTGCGAAGCACACCACATCACCTACTGGTCCCAACAAGGACCCACCAACGTCGGCAACGGCGCCCTGCTCTGCTCCCATCACCACCACCTCATCCACAAAGAACAATGGACCATCCACACCCGCAACGGCGTCCCCTGGTTCACACCCCCACGCCACATCGACCCCACCCAGAAACCCCAACAAAACCACTACTTCAAACCACCACCCCCGCCACCCCAACGCGAATAG
- a CDS encoding DM13 domain-containing protein, giving the protein MSGTQTPNRRRIWIVAVVAVAAVGLVLGLVLFKPWLLFVDVKVDEQLPIVASGPPLAQPATPTPFAPTQTPAPVPAGPVQLAVGTLISHEHATTGTVRIVQQPDGARLLSLENLATSNGPDVHVWLSAAHVVEGTAGWFTAGSADYYDLGLIKGNLGNQVYQLPTDVDLSKYRSVDLWCVQFSVSFGAAELAT; this is encoded by the coding sequence ATGAGCGGAACGCAAACTCCAAACCGACGCCGGATCTGGATCGTCGCTGTGGTGGCCGTCGCAGCGGTAGGACTGGTGCTTGGGCTTGTGTTGTTCAAGCCCTGGCTTCTCTTTGTGGATGTGAAGGTGGATGAACAGCTTCCCATCGTGGCCAGCGGTCCACCGCTAGCACAACCTGCCACGCCTACACCCTTTGCGCCGACGCAGACGCCGGCACCCGTGCCTGCAGGTCCGGTGCAGCTTGCTGTGGGTACTTTGATCAGCCATGAACACGCCACCACGGGAACTGTCCGGATCGTCCAGCAGCCTGACGGTGCCAGGCTACTCTCGCTCGAAAACCTGGCTACGTCCAACGGTCCGGACGTGCACGTCTGGTTAAGTGCCGCGCACGTGGTGGAAGGGACGGCCGGGTGGTTCACTGCCGGCTCCGCTGATTACTACGACCTCGGCCTGATCAAGGGAAATCTGGGCAATCAGGTTTACCAGCTTCCCACCGACGTGGATCTGTCGAAGTACCGCTCGGTTGATCTGTGGTGCGTTCAGTTCAGCGTGTCGTTCGGTGCTGCCGAGCTGGCCACCTGA
- a CDS encoding GlsB/YeaQ/YmgE family stress response membrane protein, whose product MGFFAFLILGLIAGAIAKAILPGKQGGGWIITLVLGVVGAFLGGWLGGMIFGTGLQEFFSLQTWLLAIAGSIIVLLVYGMITKRSVRS is encoded by the coding sequence ATGGGTTTCTTTGCATTTTTGATTCTTGGCCTTATTGCCGGCGCCATCGCTAAGGCAATCCTTCCAGGCAAGCAGGGTGGCGGCTGGATCATCACCCTCGTCCTGGGCGTCGTCGGCGCGTTCCTCGGCGGCTGGCTTGGCGGAATGATTTTCGGTACCGGCCTGCAGGAGTTCTTCTCGCTGCAGACCTGGTTGCTCGCGATCGCCGGCTCGATCATCGTGCTGCTTGTTTACGGCATGATCACGAAGCGCAGCGTTCGCAGCTAA
- a CDS encoding aldo/keto reductase, whose protein sequence is MTLSPLIMLNDGYSIPQLGLGTWPLDDEQVTAAVVHALEAGYRHIDTAVKYGNEEGVGNGIRSSGLDRSEIFVTTKLDGQFQGEDRAAAGLEGSLTRMGLDYVDLLLIHWPLPARDDFVSTWKTFERLQAEGKARSIGVSNFKPAHLERLLAGSDVVPAVNQIQLSPAITREAERQFNAGHGIVTESYSPLGGSGASLLGAPLLAQLGEKYDKTPAQLVLRWHIEQGLAVIPKSGNPERMQENLDIFDFALDRQDLAELAILDEGPGAGNDSDATGH, encoded by the coding sequence ATGACTCTCTCACCGCTCATCATGCTCAATGACGGCTACAGCATCCCGCAGCTGGGTCTCGGTACCTGGCCGCTGGACGACGAACAGGTGACTGCCGCCGTCGTACATGCCCTGGAAGCCGGGTACCGGCACATCGATACGGCAGTGAAATACGGCAATGAAGAAGGCGTTGGGAACGGCATCCGCTCATCAGGGCTGGACCGAAGCGAAATCTTCGTCACCACCAAGCTGGATGGCCAGTTCCAAGGCGAGGACCGCGCCGCGGCGGGGCTGGAGGGGTCGCTGACCCGCATGGGACTGGACTACGTGGACCTGCTCCTGATCCACTGGCCGCTCCCGGCGCGGGATGATTTCGTGTCGACGTGGAAAACGTTCGAGCGGCTGCAGGCGGAGGGCAAAGCCCGGTCCATCGGCGTCTCCAACTTCAAGCCGGCACACCTGGAACGGCTGCTGGCTGGAAGCGACGTTGTGCCTGCCGTGAACCAGATCCAGCTGAGCCCGGCGATTACGCGCGAGGCGGAACGGCAGTTCAATGCCGGGCACGGAATTGTCACAGAATCATACAGTCCGCTGGGCGGGTCAGGGGCCAGCCTGCTGGGCGCTCCCCTGCTTGCGCAGCTGGGCGAAAAATACGACAAGACCCCGGCTCAACTGGTGCTGCGCTGGCATATTGAGCAGGGACTTGCAGTCATTCCCAAATCGGGAAATCCCGAGCGGATGCAGGAAAACCTGGACATCTTCGACTTCGCCCTGGACCGGCAGGATCTCGCGGAACTTGCCATCCTGGACGAGGGGCCAGGCGCCGGCAACGATTCGGACGCGACAGGGCACTGA